A portion of the Pagrus major chromosome 8, Pma_NU_1.0 genome contains these proteins:
- the herpud1 gene encoding homocysteine-responsive endoplasmic reticulum-resident ubiquitin-like domain member 1 protein, translating to MEVGDSEQKMITLIIKTPNQACEDQTIEGVRLNWTVKDLKTHLATVYPTRPAVTDQRLIYAGKLLPDHLHIKDLFRQTDSIPTLHLVCAFRNQPQGHLGARPKTKQTEQPQPSSSSSTMQTPSSSSSTMQTPSTPELRQRRQTSPPSAAAPAHTPTPVSPSGTPSWPAAAMPGAAQMTQPAFPTYSLYSPQQLLWLQHVYARQYYMQYHAALAAAGTAPSAPAATIGQYPPVPAHQVPVPAPLANQNPINNLPANQNPAQDGAFINPGEANQNMRMNAQGGPVMEDEDDVERDWLDWLYSFARFGVLLMIVYFNSNLSRFLLVMSTLLLMYLHTAGWFPFRRRVQVQAPNHQNENRNPDPNPAEELAEGQREEPAAAADGSDGQGPMTAVLVPPHRVSAMWTAWVFFKTFFSSLIPEVAQGVAN from the exons ATGGAGGTGGGAGATTCTGAACAAAAGATGATTACTCTTATTATAAAAACACCCAACCAGGCTTGTGAGGACCAAACCATCGAAGGCGTCCGTCTGAACTGGACTGTGAAGGACCTAAAAACACATCTGGCGACTGTTTACCCAACCAGACCG GCTGTGACTGACCAGAGACTGATCTACGCTGGTAAACTTCTGCCCGACCATCTGCACATTAAAGATCTCTTCAGACAG ACTGACTCCATTCCCACGCTGCACCTCGTGTGTGCTTTCAGGAATCAACCTCAAGGACACCTCGGTGCTCGACCTAAG ACTAAACAGACTGAACAGCCACAACCCAGCAGTTCCTCCTCCACAATGCAGACTCCCAGCAGTTCCTCCTCCACAATGCAGACTCCCAGCACACCAGAGCtgaggcagaggaggcagaCCTCTCCACCTTCAGCAGCTGCTCCTGCTCACACACCTACCCCAGTGTCCCCATCAGGAACTCCTTCATGGCCAGCTGCTGCAAT GCCTGGAGCAGCACAGATGACCCAGCCAGCCTTTCCCACCTACTCTCTGTACAGCCCTCAACAGCTACTGTGGCTCCAGCATGTCTATGCCAGACAATATTACATGCAGTA CCATGCAGCGTTGGCAGCAGCAGGCACTGCCCCCTCTGCACCAGCTGCGACCATCGGCCAGTACCCACCTGTTCCTGCACACCAAGTACCTGTCCCAGCCCCCTTGGCCAATCAGAACCCCATCAACAACCTGCCAGCGAATCAGAACCCAGCGCAGGACGGCGCTTTCATCAACCCCGGTGAGGCCAACCAGAACATGCGGATGAACGCGCAGGGCGGGCCTGTTATGGAGGACGAGGATGATGTGGAGCGTGATTGGCTGGACTGGTTGTACTCCTTCGCAAGATTCGGCGTTCTGCTTATGATCGTGTACTTCAACTCCAACCTGAGCCGCTTTCTGCTGGTGATGAGCACCCTCCTCCTCATGTACCT acacactgctgGTTGGTTTCCCTTCAGAAGGAGAGTGCAGGTCCAAGCACCCAACCACCAGAACGAGAACAGGAACCCAGACCCTAATCCG GCTGAGGAGCTTGCTGAGGGACAAAGGGAggaacctgctgctgcagccgaTGGATCAGACGGACAAGGACCAATGACAGCAGTGTTGGTACCACCTCACAGAGTGTCAGCCATGTGGACGGCCTGGGTTTTCTTCAAaactttcttttcctccctcatACCTGAGGTAGCTCAGGGTGTGGCCAACTGA
- the slc12a3 gene encoding solute carrier family 12 member 3 yields MELPVASDGIHLAAYRPRIPLSAAKGKATPGGYDDVSSVASCGSDARTGYETLDSPPHYDFYANTEVWGRRRRFRPSLYQLHANPEDDFRPPMYEETTDGQMEGGDSSAEDEEEQKEPPPEPTRFGWVQGVMIRCMLNIWGVILYLRLPWITAQAGIGLTWVIILVSASITGITGLSTSAIATNGKVKGGGTYFLISRSLGPELGGSIGLIFAFANAVAVAMHTVGFAETVTDLMHENGAVMVDRTNDIRIIGIITVTFLLGISMAGMAWESKAQVLFFLVIMLSFASYFVGTVIPASPQKQAKGFFSYKADIFTTNFVPNWRGKEGSFFGMFSIFFPSATGILAGANISGDLKNPTVAIPRGTLMAIFLTTISYIIITATIGSCVVRDASGLLNDTMSANSFREDCVGLACHYGWDFSECISNNTCTYGISNYYQTMSLVAAFGPLITAGIFGATLSSALACLVSAPKVFQCLCKDKLYPFIGFFGKGYGKNDEPLRSYLLTYIIAVCFILIAELNTIAPIISNFFLCSYALINFSCFHASITNSPGWRPSFRFYSKWLSLLGAVCCVVIMFLLTWWAALIAFGVVFLLLAYTLYRKPDVNWGSSVQASSYNIALNQCVGLNHVEDHVKNYRPQCLVLTGPPSSRPALVDLVSCFTKSHSLMMCANVVTADPSPSAVRKASSDSHVTWLNQRKVKSFYRGVVATELRSGVNVLLQGAGLGRIKPNTLLMGFKKDWHTDTPEAAHSYIGILHDAFDQQYGVCMLRMRERLDVSRPSQSHVNQGFDEGPESINIISAPPCIQTSITSTVSLEAEPQPSTVFQKKQGKKTIDVYWLSDDGGLTLLLPYLLTRRKRWARCKVRVFVGGQTDKKEEKREEVLALLKKFRLGFHDVEVLPDIYQNPQPGNVDQFEKMVGHFRLDTNPKQDSDSGPTRQQEEPWMITDQDLERNKAKSLRQIRLNEVLQDYSREAALIVITMPVGRRGACPSTLYLAWLDFLSRDLRPPVLLVRGNQENVLTFYCQ; encoded by the exons ATGGAGTTACCAGTAGCCAGCGATGGTATTCACTTGGCTGCATACAGACCCAGAATTCCTCTGTCAGCAGCCAAAGGGAAGGCAACACCTGGAGGTTATGATGATGTGAGCAGCGTAGCATCCTGTGGATCGGATGCTCGCACTGGCTACGAGACTCTGGATTCTCCGCCACACTATGACTTCTACGCCAACACTGAGGTGTGGGGCCGACGGAGGCGCTTCAGACCATCTCTGTACCAGCTCCACGCAAACCCTGAG GATGACTTCAGACCTCCCATGTATGAGGAGacaacagatggacagatggaaGGAGGAGACAGCTCCGCAGAAGACGAGGAAGAGCAGAAGGAGCCGCCACCTGAGCCTACTCGCTTTGGCTGGGTACAAGGAGTGATG ATCCGTTGCATGTTAAATATCTGGGGGGTGATCTTGTACCTGAGGTTGCCTTGGATCACTGCTCAAGCTGGTATAG GTCTGACCTGGGTGATTATCCTGGTATCCGCTTCTATAACAGGGATCACCGGTCTCTCAACCTCAGCCATCGCTACCAACGGAAAGGTCAAAGGAG GTGGGACCTACTTCCTGATCAGTCGCAGCCTCGGTCCAGAGCTGGGTGGGTCCATTGGTCTCATCTTTGCTTTTGCCAATGCTGTAGCTGTGGCCATGCACACTGTGGGCTTTGCTGAGACTGTTACAGACCTCATGCAT GAAAATGGAGCTGTCATGGTGGACCGAACCAATGACATCCGCATCATTGGCATCATCACTGTCACATTCCTTCTGGGTATCTCAATGGCTGGTATGGCATGGGAGTCAAAG GCCCAGGTTCTGTTCTTCCTGGTCATCATGTTGTCATTTGCCAGCTATTTTGTCGGAACCGTCATACCTGCTTCACCACAAAAACAAGCCAAGGGTTTCTTTAGCTACAAAG CGGATATTTTTACTACCAATTTTGTTCCCAACTGGCGAGGGAAAGAGGGAAGCTTCTTTGGCATGTTCTCCATCTTCTTCCCCTCTGCTACGGGCATCCTGGCAGGAGCTAACATCTCTGGAGATCTGAAG AATCCAACAGTTGCCATTCCCAGAGGAACACTGATGGCAATATTCTTGACAACCATTTCctacatcatcatcactgctaCCATTG gATCCTGTGTGGTGCGGGATGCGTCAGGCCTTTTAAACGACACCATGTCAGCGAACTCATTCAGGGAGGATTGCGTTGGTTTAGCTTGTCACTACGGATGGGACTTCAGCGAGTGTATCAGCAACAACACATGCACCTACGGCATCAGTAACTACTATCAG ACGATGAGCTTGGTGGCAGCCTTCGGCCCTCTCATCACTGCTGGTATATTTGGAGCAACACTATCCTCGGCTTTGGCCTGCCTGGTGTCTGCTCCCAAAGTCTTccag TGTCTGTGCAAGGACAAACTCTACCCTTTCATCGGCTTCTTTGGCAAAGGTTACGGCAAGAATGATGAACCACTCAGAAGCTACCTCCTGACGTACATCATCGCCGTCTGCTTCATTCTCATTG CTGAGTTGAACACCATCGCTCCCATCATCTCCaacttcttcctctgctcctaCGCTCTGATCAACTTCAGCTGCTTCCATGCCTCAATCACCAACTCACCAG GGTGGCGTCCATCCTTCAGGTTCTACAGTAAGTGGCTGTCGTTGCTGGGCGCTGTGTGTTGCGTGGTCATCATGTTCCTGCTGACTTGGTGGGCGGCCCTCATTGCCTTCGGTGTTGTCTTCCTCCTTTTGGCATACACACTCTACAGGAAGCCTG ATGTAAACTGGGGCTCCTCGGTGCAGGCGAGCTCCTACAACATTGCTCTGAACCAGTGTGTGGGCCTCAACCATGTGGAGGACCACGTCAAGAACTACAG GCCTCAGTGTTTGGTGCTAACAGGTCCTCCCAGCAGTCGTCCAGCTCTGGTGGATCTcgtcagctgtttcacaaagAGTCACAGTCTCATGATGTGTGCCAATGTGGTCACT GCTGATCCCTCCCCATCAGCAGTGAGAAAAGCGAGCAGCGACAGTCACGTGACCTGGCTGAACCAACGGAAGGTGAAGTCATTCTACAGAGGCGTGGTGGCTACAGAGCTACGGTCAGGAGTTAACGTGCTGCTACAG GGGGCAGGTCTGGGTCGTATCAAGCCAAACACTCTGCTGATGGGTTTCAAGAAAGACTGGCACACTGACACACCTGAGGCTGCACACAGTTACATAGGAATACTACA TGATGCCTTTGACCAGCAGTATGGTGTGTGCATGCTGAGGATGAGGGAGCGACTGGATGTCTCTCGTCCATCTCAATCTCACG ttaaccAAGGCTTCGATGAAGGACCCGAGAGTATCAACATCATCTCTGCCCCTCCCTGCATTCAAACAAGCATTACCT CTACTGTCTCACTTGAAGCGGAGCCTCAGCCAAGCACGGTGTTCcagaaaaaacaaggaaagaaGACCATCGATGTGTACTGGCTGTCTGATGACGGAG GTCTGACCCTGCTGCTGCCCTACCTGCTGACTCGGAGGAAGCGCTGGGCCAGGTGTAAGGTCAGAGTGTTTGTGGGAGGACAAACAGAcaagaaggaagagaagagagagga GGTGTTGGCACTGCTCAAGAAGTTCCGCCTTGGTTTCCATGATGTTGAAGTTCTTCCTGACATCTACCAGAACCCTCAGCCTGGAAA TGTTGATCAGTTTGAGAAGATGGTGGGTCACTTCAGGCTGGATACAAACCCCAAACAGGACTCTGATTCTGGGCCAAcaagacagcaggaggagccgTGGATGATTACTGACCAGGACTTAGAGAGGAACAAGGCcaag TCTCTCCGTCAGATCCGTCTGAATGAGGTCCTGCAGGATTACTCCAGGGAAGCCGCTCTCATTGTTAT CACCATGCCGGTCGGGAGGAGAGGAGCATGTCCCAGCACTCTCTACCTGGCGTGGCTGGACTTCTTGTCACGTGATCTGAGACCTCCAGTCCTGTTGGTCAGAGGAAACCAGGAAAACGTCCTCACCTTCTACTGCCAATAA